A genomic region of [Eubacterium] eligens ATCC 27750 contains the following coding sequences:
- a CDS encoding ArsR/SmtB family transcription factor: MADCECCESIEIHEDLLKIVNETMPDENELYDLAELFKVFGDSTRIRILYVLFEAEVCVCDLAQALNMTQSAISHQLRILKQNKLVKNRREGKSIFYSLADDHVRSIIAQGREHIEEDL; encoded by the coding sequence ATGGCAGATTGTGAATGCTGTGAGTCAATAGAAATACATGAGGACTTATTAAAGATAGTTAATGAAACAATGCCAGATGAGAATGAATTATACGACCTTGCAGAATTGTTCAAGGTATTCGGTGATTCAACGAGAATTAGAATACTGTATGTATTATTTGAGGCAGAAGTGTGCGTATGTGATTTAGCACAGGCTCTCAATATGACACAGTCTGCAATATCTCATCAGTTAAGAATATTAAAGCAGAACAAGTTAGTAAAGAACAGAAGAGAAGGTAAATCAATATTCTATTCACTGGCAGACGATCATGTAAGAAGCATAATCGCACAGGGAAGAGAACATATTGAAGAAGATTTATAA
- a CDS encoding cation transporter encodes MKKTYKIDVDCANCANKMEDAAKNTAGVKDATVNFMALKMIVEFEEGQDPKAVMQDVLKNCKKVEDDCEIYL; translated from the coding sequence ATGAAGAAGACTTATAAGATTGATGTTGATTGTGCAAACTGTGCTAATAAGATGGAAGATGCAGCTAAGAATACAGCAGGTGTTAAGGATGCCACAGTTAATTTTATGGCACTTAAGATGATTGTTGAATTTGAAGAAGGACAGGATCCTAAGGCTGTTATGCAGGATGTTCTTAAGAACTGCAAGAAAGTAGAAGATGATTGCGAGATATATCTGTAA
- a CDS encoding heavy metal translocating P-type ATPase, producing the protein MNKKQKKMLTRIIIAAVLMIAFKVISTFVDIPTIVLFIMYMVPYFVIGYDILRKAIKGILNRQVFDENFLMAVATVGAIIIALVDDGDFTEAIAVMLFYQIGELFQNIAVGKSRKNISELMDIRPDYANIEVDGKLEQVDPDEVEVGTVIVVQPGEKVPIDGIIEEGNTTLNTSALTGESLPRQAKAGDEVISGCINMSGVLKIRTTKEFGDSTVSKILDLVENASSKKSRSENFISKFAKIYTPAVCYGALALAIIPPLVSMIFLGVSPQWGMWIYRALTFLVISCPCALVISIPLSFFAGIGGASNQGVLVKGSSYLEALAETDIVVFDKTGTMTQGVFEVSGVYNNTIDKDELIKYAAFAESYSTHPISKSLQKAYGKEIDKTLVTDVEEISGEGVKANVSGREVAAGNRKLMRRLGLEYAECNEAGTQVHVAVDGAYAGLILISDLLKPHAKQAIEELKKAGVRKTVMLTGDAKNVADAVAKELNIDAVYSELLPADKVSKVEELLEHKKSKKKLAFVGDGINDAPVLSRADIGIAMGALGSDAAIEAADIVLMDDDPLKISKAIKISRKCLRIVYENIYFAIGIKLICLVLGAIGIANMWVAIFADVGVMVIAVINAIRALFVKNL; encoded by the coding sequence ATGAATAAAAAGCAGAAAAAGATGCTTACAAGAATCATTATCGCAGCAGTCCTTATGATTGCTTTTAAGGTGATAAGCACATTTGTTGATATTCCTACGATTGTTCTTTTTATAATGTACATGGTTCCTTATTTTGTTATTGGATATGATATTTTAAGGAAAGCAATTAAGGGAATTCTTAACAGACAGGTATTTGATGAGAATTTCCTTATGGCAGTTGCAACTGTAGGTGCAATTATAATTGCACTTGTAGATGATGGTGATTTTACAGAAGCAATTGCGGTTATGCTCTTTTATCAGATTGGTGAGCTGTTCCAGAATATTGCAGTTGGAAAGAGCCGTAAGAACATAAGTGAGCTTATGGACATCAGACCTGATTATGCCAATATTGAAGTTGATGGAAAGCTTGAGCAGGTAGATCCTGATGAAGTAGAGGTTGGTACAGTTATTGTTGTCCAGCCGGGAGAGAAAGTTCCTATTGATGGTATTATTGAAGAAGGTAATACAACTCTTAATACAAGTGCACTTACAGGTGAAAGCCTTCCAAGACAGGCAAAGGCTGGTGATGAAGTAATAAGCGGCTGCATTAATATGTCAGGTGTGCTTAAGATCCGCACAACTAAGGAATTTGGTGATTCCACAGTATCTAAGATACTTGATCTTGTAGAGAATGCAAGTTCCAAGAAATCTCGTTCAGAGAACTTTATCAGTAAATTTGCAAAGATATATACACCTGCAGTCTGTTACGGTGCGCTGGCACTTGCTATAATTCCACCACTTGTAAGCATGATATTCTTAGGAGTATCTCCTCAGTGGGGAATGTGGATATACAGAGCACTTACATTTTTAGTAATAAGTTGTCCTTGCGCACTTGTCATAAGTATTCCGCTCAGCTTCTTTGCAGGAATCGGTGGAGCAAGTAATCAGGGTGTTCTTGTAAAAGGTTCAAGTTATCTTGAAGCACTTGCAGAGACAGACATTGTTGTCTTTGATAAGACAGGAACTATGACACAGGGAGTATTTGAGGTCAGTGGTGTATATAATAACACTATTGACAAAGATGAACTTATAAAATATGCTGCATTTGCAGAAAGCTATTCAACACACCCTATAAGCAAGAGTTTACAGAAAGCTTATGGAAAAGAGATTGACAAGACATTAGTTACAGATGTTGAGGAAATCAGTGGTGAAGGTGTTAAGGCTAATGTATCAGGAAGAGAAGTGGCTGCAGGTAACAGAAAGCTTATGAGAAGACTCGGTCTTGAATATGCAGAGTGCAACGAGGCCGGAACTCAGGTTCATGTGGCAGTTGACGGGGCATATGCAGGACTTATACTAATATCAGATTTGTTAAAGCCTCATGCAAAGCAGGCTATAGAAGAACTTAAGAAAGCTGGAGTACGTAAGACAGTAATGCTTACCGGTGATGCAAAGAATGTAGCAGATGCTGTAGCTAAAGAATTAAATATAGATGCTGTGTACAGTGAATTGCTTCCGGCAGATAAGGTTTCTAAGGTTGAGGAGCTGTTAGAACATAAGAAATCAAAGAAAAAGCTTGCATTTGTAGGTGATGGTATTAATGATGCACCGGTACTTTCAAGAGCAGATATCGGAATAGCAATGGGCGCATTAGGAAGTGATGCCGCTATAGAAGCAGCTGACATAGTATTGATGGACGATGACCCGTTAAAGATATCCAAGGCAATTAAGATATCAAGAAAATGCTTACGTATTGTTTATGAAAATATTTATTTTGCAATAGGCATAAAGCTTATATGTCTGGTGCTTGGTGCAATAGGTATAGCAAACATGTGGGTAGCAATATTTGCAGATGTAGGTGTAATGGTTATTGCTGTAATCAATGCAATAAGAGCATTATTCGTAAAGAACTTATAA